AATGATAAAGACATCACTTCCTCTAACATTTTCATTAATTTGAACACTAATTTCGCCATCGCTAAATCGTCCTACAGATGCATTTCCTAAATTTATATAAAGTCGATGAGCAATAAATTTTGCTAGTTTTGGAATAGAGTTTCCAGCAAATAATTTCATATCTGGCATAAAAAACCTTGTTTTTTATTTTTATTTTAATATTGATTTTAATTAAAAACATGAGTCTTTCTTTTATAAAAAACACGATGTAATGACGAAGTATTCATACCTTTAGCAATAAATCCTTTGACATTTTGAGGAAGTAAAGAAAATGTTTTTTGTGCAGATATTTTATCATCAAATTCTGCAAAAACACAGGATCCTGTTCCAGTCATTCGAGCAGGTGCATAAAGAGATAGTATAGAAATTAATTTTTTTATTTTTTTAAATTTATTGCTTACTATATTTTCAAAATCGTTACTAAATGGAGATTGCAAAAGTAATTTTATTGATTTTTTTTGAGCTTCACTTTTAATTAAAGAACTAGAAAATATATTTTTTGTTAAAATATGAATTTTAGGATAAACAACTAAATACCATTTTTCTTTTCTTTGAATAGGATGTAATATTTCACCTATTCCTTCAATAACAGATGTTTTACCCATGATAAACGCTGGAACATCTGATCCTATTTTAATACTAAATTTAGCTAATTCTGCCAATGTAAATTTTGTTTTCCATAGCTTATTTAATACAATTAAAACTGTCGCAGCGTTAGATGATCCCCCCCCTAATCCACTGCCCATAGGTATTTTTTTATTTAAGAATATTTTTGCTCCAAGAGTATGGCAATTAGTTTTTTCATAATATAATGCTTTTGATTTTAACAATTTTGCCGCTCTAATAATAGTATTTTCTTTTTTTAAAATTGTTTTTTTCTCAGTAAATAATTCAATATTCCCAGTGTTATTTTCAATTATTTTTAATGTGTCGCCATAATTAAGAAATTGAAATAAACTTTGGATATAATGATAACCATCTGAACGCATACCTGTAACGTATAAAAATAAGTTAATTTTTGCAGGAGAAGGCCATATATATGTCATTTTGTTTGTATTTTTAAAAAATTATTTTTATGTTAATATTTATTGAAATTATACTTAAAATTATCAAAAATGATATAATCATTTTAATTAGAAGATTTTAATTTTTTTTATTATTAAAAAGATATTATTTGTTTTTATTTAAAGTATATAAATATTTTTTTTAAGTTGTTTTATTGTATTTTAAAAAGGATAATATTATATGAACTTGTCTATTGTTAATAAATTAAAATCTTTAAAATATCGCTTTCAAGAAATTGAGTTGCTGCTTACTCAAAAAGATATTATATCTGATCAAAATAAGTTACGAACTTTATCTAAAGAATATTTAAAACTTTCTGAAGTTGTTCAATATTTTATTAAATGGGAAAAAATAGAGCATGATATAAAAAATGTTAATTCTTTGTTTGATGATAAAGAAGTTCATGATGCGGCAAAAGAAGAATATTATATACTTAAACAACAAAAAAAAAAAATAGAGAAAAAAATTCAAATATTACTATTACCTAAAGATCCTAATGATCAGCATAGTTGTTTAATAGAAATTCGAGCGGCTACAGGTGGAGATGAATCTTCTATTTTTGCAGGTCAATTATGTAGAATGTACATAAGATATGCTGAAAGTTATATGTGGAAAACAAAAATAATAAGTTCCAGTGAAAATGAAAAAGGAGGATTTAAAGAAATAATTGTTAAAATTACCGGAAAAGGTGCTTCAGGTCAATTAAAATTTGAATCAGGGGGGCATCGTGTGCAACGAGTTCCGGAAACTGAGTCACAAGGCAGAATTCATACTTCTACTTGTACTGTTGCGGTAATGCCTGTTCTACCTAAAACAAAAAAAGAAGAAATTATTTCATCTGATTTAAAAATTGATACATTTCGTTCTTCCGGAGCTGGTGGTCAGCACGTTAATACTACTGATTCAGCTATCAGAATTACTCATCTTCCTACTGGACATGTAGTAGAATGCCAAGACGAACGATCACAACATAAAAATAAAGCAAAAGCTTTATCTATTTTGTCTGCTCGTTTATACGCTGAAAAATTAGAAAAAAGTAAACGAGAAAATTCTTCTACAAGACGAATTTTATTGGGTAGTGGTTCAAGATCAGATAGAAACAGAACATATAATTTTTCTCAAAATAGAATTACAGATCATAGAATTAACCTAACTATATATAAATTAGATGAAGTTTTGGAAGGAAAATTAGATTTTCTTATTAAACCAATAACTCAAGAATATCAAGCAGATATGCTATCTACTTTATCTAAGTTTAAATTATGAAAATATATCAATGGTTAAAACAAACAATTAAAATTTTTTCTAATTTTGAATATCCTCGATTTGAAGCAGAAATATTATTAAGTCATGTATTAAAGCGTTCACGTTCTTGGATTATAGTTTTTGATCAAATAGAATTAAATAAATTTAATCAAAAAATATTAAAGAATTTCGTTGATCGAAGATCAAAAGGAGAACCTATGGCTTATATATTAGGAAAAAAAGACTTTTGGTCTTTATCTTTGAAAGTATCTCCAGATACTTTAATTCCTAGACCTGATACAGAAATTTTAATTGAAAAAGTGTTATCTAAGATCGATAGTGATCAAACACACATTCTTGATTTAGGAACTGGTTGCGGGGCTATTGCATTAGCTCTAGCAAGTGTTTGTTCAAGTTTTCAGATTGAAGCTGTTGACAATTCACATAAAGCCATTAAAATAGCTAAAACAAATGCATTAGAATTAAGTTTAAACAATGTTGTTTTCTTTTATAGCGATTGGTTTTCACATATAGATAAAAAATTTAATATTATTGTAAGCAATCCTCCATATATTAGTTTAAAAGAAATGAAAATTTTTAAAAAAAATCTTGCTTTTGAACCAGTTAATGCGTTATTGTCAAAAAACAATGGATTAAAAGATATTGAATTAATTATAAAAAAATCCAAAAATTACTTATTTTGTAAAGGTTGGCTTTTTATTGAACATGGATGGAAACAAAAATTACAAGTTCAATATTTATTTAAAAAATATAATTTTTTTAGCATACAATCTTACAAAGATTATGGGGGCAATGATCGTGTCACTATTGGACAAAAAAAATAGTAATATTTTTAAAATATTGCATAAAAATGTTAAATTTAAAAAATAAGAATCAAATATCTTTTTGTTGAAATATTATAAAATATATTTTAATTTTTTTATTTCTTATAAATATTAGTATAATAATATGAAATCTTTTTCAAAAAATAATTTATCTAAGTTGTCATTATTTGACTCTATTATATCTGCATCTCGTTTTATTCGAGAAGATTTTCCTATAGATTCTGTAGTTTTAGATATGTGCAATAAAATTAAGGAAGCAAAATTTTATATTTCATCTGAAATTGAGCCAAATAAAAAATTAAAAAAGTTATTAAATTTGTTTTATAAAAAGTGGAGTTTTGGCGGAGCAAGTGGTATTTATAAAATTTCAGATGTATTATGGATTGATAATGTATTAAAAACTAAACATGGTACTGCTGTATCTTTAGGTGTTCTTTTGTTGCATATTGCAAAAGAATTACAATTGCCATTAAATCCTGTAGCGTTTCCTACGCAACTCATATTAAGAGCTGATTGGTCAGATAAAAAAAAGTGGCTTATTAATCCATTTAATGGTGAAATATTAGATCAGCATACACTAGAAGTATGGTTAAAAGGGAATATTAGTCCGACAGCTGAGTTATATGAAAATGATCTATATCAAGCAGAATCTATTACTATTTTTAGAAAAATGTTAAATACTTTAAAATCAGCTTTAATGGAAGAAAAAAATATGGAATTAGCATTAAATGTAAGTAATGTTCTTTTACAAATAGATCCTAATGATCCATACGAAATCCGTGATAGGGGGTTAATTTATGCTAATTTAGACTGCAATCATGTTGCTTTAAAAGATTTGCTTTATTTTGTTGAAAATTGTCCAGAAGATCCTATCAGTGAAATCATCAAAGTTCAAATACATGCAATTGAACAAAAAAAAATGATCTTACATTAATTATAACTAAAATTTATCCAATGTTAAATATAGTTCTTTTGTGTTGTGTATTAAAATAAAGTTTTTCAATTATATTCTTTTCTAATATATTTATTTTTTTTCCTTCTAAATATGCATCTATTGTATTATATTTAACACCTAAAGAAATTTCATCTGGTTGCTGTGGGTTATTATCTTCAAGGTCTGCTGTCGGTGTTTTAAGATATAAACATTTAGGACAATTTAACTCTTTTAATAATAATTGAACTTGTTTTTTATTGAGTTGAGATATAAGATTAACATCTACTCCATGATCTCCATGTTTAGTAAAAAACCCTGTGATTATTTCTGCTGCATTTCCTGTTCCTACAACTATTCCATTTTGCATTGCAGCGATGCTATATTGCACTTTCATTCTTTCCCTTGCTTTTTCATTTCCTTTAACATAATCTGAAATTTTTATTCCTGCTATGTTTAACGATAATTCGCTGCTTAAAACAGCTTTTTTTATATTAATTGTAAAAGTTTGGTCTGGATTAATAAAATTTATAACTTTTTTACAATCCTCTTCGTCTTTTTGAGTGCCATATGGTAATCTTAATGCAATAAATTTATATAGTTTATTTTTTCGTTCTTTACGTAATTGCTCTATAGCAATTTGACATAATTTGCCTGTTAATGTTGAATCTTGGCCTCCACTAATAGCTACAATTAAAGATTTTAAATGAATATTTTGAAGTAAATATTTTTTTAAGTTTATAATACGATTTTCAATTTCTATTTTTGGTATAATATTTGGCTTCACATTGGTTAGTTTAATAATTTTTTTTTGTAATGTCATATTTTGTTTTGTTTATAAATTAGTTGAGATATGATAAAAATATTTATTTTGTATTAGGTTATTTTGTTTAAAATTAGTTATTATGTATATTATATATTAAAGTTAATAATTTTTAAAATATCATATAAAAAAAATTATTTTTACTTTTTTAAATTTAATAACAAATTGGTAAAAAATATTGAATAATTTAATTTTTGTACTAAATTGTGGAAGTTCTTCTATCAAATTTTCTATATTAAATCCACAAACTAAAAAAAAGTACTTATCTGGTTTAGTAGAATGCCTATTTTTAGAAAAAACATATATTAAATGGAAATATTTAGGAGTGAAATATAAAAAATATATAGGCGCTTATATATCTCATGAAAATGCTTTAAATTTTATTTTTAATCAAGTCTTATTTAAAAAACAGGATATATATAATAGTATTATTGGAATAGGGCATAGAGTTGTTCATGGTGGCAACAAAATAAATCAATCTGTTTTGATTAATGATGAAATTATTAATTGTATTAAAGAATCTGCTCATTTTGCACCATTACATAATCCTTTAAATTTAATAGGAATTAAAATAGCAATAGAAAAATTTCCTGCTTTATCAAAAAAAAATGTAGCAGTTTTTGATACTTCTTTTTATCATAAAATGCCTAAAACTTCATTTTTATACGCTATTCCTTATGTTTTTTATAAGAAATATCATATACGCCGTTATGGTGCTCATGGGATTAGTCATGATTATGTTTCACATGAAGCGTCTGTCATGTTAAATAAAAATTTTACTTCACTTAATATTATAACATGTCATTTGGGAAATGGATGCTCTGTTTCTGCAATTCGAAATGGAGTGTGTGTGGATACTTCGATGGGTTTAACACCTCTAGAAGGTTTAGTAATGGGCACTCGAAGTGGTGATATAGATCCTTCTATTATTTTTTTTATGAATCAAAAAATTGGTATAAGTATTGAAAAAATTAACACAATTTTAAATAAAGAATCTGGTTTATTGGGATTAAGTGAAAAAAGTAGTGATTTTCGTTATCTTGAAAAAAATTACTCTACTAATGAGTTAGTAAAGCTGTCTGTAGATATCTTTTGCCATCGATTATCTAAATATATTGCTTCTTATATCTGTTTAATGGACAATTGTTTAGATGCAGTCGTATTCACTGGTGGTATTGGAGAAAATGTATCATTAATTAGACAAATCACTGTGTCAAAATTACATCTAATGGGTTTAGAAATTGATATAAAAAAAAATTTTTTAATTAAAAATGGCAAGAGTGGTTCAATTACTATAAAGAATTCTATTCCTGTTTTAGTCATTCCTACAGATGAAGAGTTATTAATAGCAAAAAAAACAATGAAAATAATTAGTTCAATGTAATTATTTATAAATTTTAACATTTCAAGATAGTAAGAATATTATGATTCGTATTATAATGTTAGTACCTTTAAGTGAAGATATTAGTTTAACAACTATAACTTTAAGTTTAATTAATTTAATTAGCAAAAAAACAAAAAACAATTTTTTTAAATCTTTTTTTTACTTTTCTCTCATAAATAGTTCAATAGATAAAACTAAACTTATTGTTAAAAAGTATTTTTTAGACGATATAATTACATTGAAAAATATAGATTTTTCAAATGAATGTTTTAACTCTAATCAATACCATATGCTTGTGAATGAAGTTATTGATCAATGTTATCAAAAAAAAGATATTAATGGATTTATTTTAATTCAAGGTATCAATAGAAATAAAAATCCTGATGCTGATAAGATAAATTATGAAGTTTCTCAAAATATCAATGCTGAAGTAATATTTTTAGATAATTTAAAAGATTACTCTTTAGAAGGTGTTCATCAAAAAAAAAATAAAATAAAAATATTTTTAAAATTTAATCAATATAGATATGTTTTAGGTTTTATTATTAATAATGTAAACTCTCCTTTTATACAAAAACAATATAATTTTGTAGAAAAGCTAAACGTTATATATAATTTAAAAAAAAATCAAATTTCTTTCGATATTAAACATGACATTTTTTTAAAAGATAAATTTCTTTCTATATTCCATTTTATTCCTTGGAATAAACACTTATTAAAATCATCTATAATAGAAATTTGTAATTTTTTAGATGCAAAAATCATTAATACAAAAAATATAAAAAATTCTATTGTAAAAAAAATAATAATATTTGATGAAAATTATACAAAAATAACAATAAAAGATTATAAAAATGCTTTATTTTTTGTGTGTTTAAGTCGCTTGGAAACATTTATTAAAGATTTATTACTCAAATTAAAAATAAATAAAATTAGTGGCGTCCTTTTGACAGGTAAATGTCAAGTTGTGAAAAAAATTTTGTATTTGATAAATGTTTTAAAAGATTTTAATATTCCTATTTTTTTTATCAACGCAAATACAATAACAACTCTTTCGAGATTACAAAAATTTAATTTTAATATTAATTTTTACGATAAAAAATATATTGATAAAATACTAAAACATACTTCTAGCTATCTAAAAAATATTAATTTAAATATTTTTTCATATGATTCAGTTAATCATCAAAAAAAATATTCACCTAAAGAATTTTGTTATCGTTTAAAAATCTTATCTAAAAAAAATATAAAAAAAATTATACTTCCAGAATCATATGAGCCTCGAATATTAAAAGCTGCTTTAATATCTAATAATTTAGGAATTGCAGAATGTGTATTGTTGGGCAATGAAAAAAAAATTTTTAAAATAGCTCGTGATAATGAAATTTATTTAAATAGAAATATTCAAATAATAGATCCTGATATAATACGAGAAAACTACGTTTCAAGATTATTAGAGTTAAGAAAGAATAAAGGTATAACTGAATCTTCTGCAACAAAGCAATTAGAAGATAATACTGTTTTAGCTACATTGTTATTAGAATGCAATAAAGTAGATGGATTAGTTTCTGGATCAATAAATACTACGGCTAATACTATACGCCCAGCATTACAAATTATTAAAACGAATCCTATTTATTCTTTGGTGTCTTCAATATTTTTTATGTTATTCCCTCAAGAAGTATATATTTATGGCGATTGCGCAATCAACGTAAACCCAACAGCAGAAGAATTAGCAGAAATTGCAATTCAATCTGCTAATTCAGCTAAAACCTTTGGGATAGAACCACGTGTAGCAATGTTATCTTATTCTAGTGGGTATTCTGGTTACGGTATGCAAGTAGAAAAAGTTAGAAGTGCGACTTCTATTATTAAATTAAAACAACCTAATTTAATTGTTGAAGGACCTATCCAATACGATGCAGCTATTTCAAGAAAAGTTGCTCAATTAAAAATTCCAAACTCATCAATTCTAGGATCTGCAAATATTTTTATATTTCCAGATTTAAACTCTGGTAATATAACTTATAAAGCAGTACAACGTTCTTCAGGATTAATTTGTATTGGACCTATGTTGCAAGGATTAAGAAAACCAGTAAATGATTTATCAAGAGGCGCATCAATTGAAGATATTGTTTATACTATTGCTTTAACTGCAATTCAGTCGTAATTTATTTTAATTATATTTTGATTGTAATATTTCCTTTTGGTTGACAACAACATGGAAAAATTTCATTTATTTTAAATAAAGCAGCTATAGGCTGTTTTATTGAGTAAATAATGCTCCCTTTTATTATTTCTATGCGACATGCTCCACAATACCCAGATTTACATTGATATGCTATATGTATATCATTTTTTTTTAGAGTAGATAATATAGAAACGTTTTCTTTATAAACAATAATTTTTTTATTTAATATTTCAATAGTAGAATAATTCATTTTATAATTTAAATTTTTTAAATTCTTGATTAGATACCTTGGAATCAATTTGACCTACTAAATAAGAGCTAATTTCAGTTTCTTGTGGGGCATTTTGTATATAATCTGAATTTAACCAAGAATCGATCCAGGGAATAGGATTTGATTTTTTTTCAAACTGCATTTTTAAACCTATTGCATCCATTCGAATATTAGTAATATATTCTATATACTGCCAAAGTATATCTTTGTTTAGACCCAACATAGAACCGTCTTGAAATAAATATTCCGCCCATTTTTTTTCTTGTTCTGCAGCTAATATAAAAATTTGAGTTGCCATTTCTTTGCATTCTTTAACAATGTTTTTCATATTTTCGTTGTTTTTTTTATTATTTAATAAATATAAAATATGTTGAGTTCCGGTCAAATGCAGCGCTTCATCTCTTGCAATTAATCTAATAATTTTTGCATTTCCTTCCATAATTTCTCTTTCTGCAAATGCAAATGAACAAGCGAAGCTAACATAAAACCTAATAGCTTCTAAAACGTTAACACTAATTAAACAAAGGTATAATTTTTTTTTTAATATATCTAAATTAATAAAAATTTTTTTTTCATTAACAGTGTGATTTCCTTCTCCTAATAAATGCCAATAACTAGTCATATTAATAAGCTCATCATAATAAGTAGAAATGTCTTTTGCTCTTTCATTAATATTCTTATTAGTTATGATATCATCAAAAATAATTGATGGATTATTTATTATATTTCTAATTATATGAGTATAAGAGCGGGAATGAATTGTTTCTGAAAACGACCATGTTTCAATCCATGTTTCTAATTCAGGAATAGAGATAATAGGTAAAAAAGCAATATTTGGACTGCGCCCTTGAATTGAGTCAAGTAATGTTTGATATTTTAAATTGCTGATAAAAATATGTTTTTCATGTGAAGGAAGATTTTGAAAATCTATTCGATCTTGTGACAAATCTATTTCTTCTGGTCTCCAGAAAAACGAAAGTTGTTTTTCAATTAACTTTTCAAAAATGTTATATTTTTGTTGATCATATCGAGCTATATTAACAGGTTGCCCAAAAAACATAGGTTCTATTAGTTGATTATTTTTTTTCTTTGAAAATGTTGTATAAGACACTTTTTTACGCCTAAAATAAATTTTTATAATTTATACAATTGATTATATAATACAAGAACCGCTTGGACAATTGTCTTCTTTGTTTTTTGTATGTTGATAGAACTTATAATTATCTTCAGCTCCATCTCTGGTATTTTGATAATATAAAGTTTTAATTCCTAATTTATATGCTATAAGTAAGTCGTATAATAGTTGTTTCATAGGTATTTTTTCATTTGTAAAGCGTTTTGGGTCATAATTAGTATTAGCAGAAATGGATTGATCAATAAATTTTTGCATAATAGCTACTAACTCTAAATAGCCAGTATTATTTGGTATATTCCAAAGTAATTCATATTGAAATTTTAATTTTTTATATTCTGGTACTACTTGCCTCAACATCCCGTCTTTTGATACTTTTATACTTATAAATCCTCTTGGAGGCTCAATACCATTAGTAGCATTAGAGATTTGAGAAGATGTTTCCGAAGGCATTAAAGCAGATAGAGTAGAATTTCTTAAGCCATACTTTTTAATGTTTTTTCGTAGTAAATCCCAATTTAAGTGCAATGGTTCATTACATATAATATCTATATCTTTTTTATATGTATCTATTGGTAGCTTACCTAAGTAATAATTTGTTTGATGAAATAATATACATGATCCTTTTTCTTTAGCTAACTCACAAGACGCTTGCAACAAATAATATTGTATTGCTTCAAAAGTTTTATGTGTTAAATTTTTTGCACTACCGTCAGAATAACGAACTTTGTTTTTAGCTAAATAATATGCAAAATTAATTACACCGATACCTAAAGAACGTCTGGAAAGAGAAGAATTTTTCGCTGAGACTATTGGATAATTTTGATATTCTAATATCTCATCTAATGCTCGTACAGATAAAATAGATAACTCTTCAAGTTCTTTTAAATCTTTAATCAAACCTAGATTTAAAGCTGACAATGTACAAAGTGCTATTTCTCCATTTTCATCATAAATATCATTTAATGGTTTTGTAGGTAATGTAATTTCTAAACATAAATTAGATTGTTTTATTGGAGCTAATTTAGGATTAAATGCGCTATGTGAATTACAATGATCTACATTTTGTATGTAAATACGACCAGTAGAAGTTCTCTCTTGCATAATTAAAGAGAATAAATCAATCGCTTTGATATTTTTTTTTCTTATAGCTTTATTTTTTTCATATTGAATATATATTGATTGAAATTTTTTTTGATCAGAAAAGAAAGCTTCATATAATTCTGGGACATCAGAAGGGCTAAATAATGTGATATCTTCCCCTAATAACATTCTTTGATACATTAATTTATTGATTTGAACAGCATAATCGAGATGACGAACTCTATTTTCTTCAATACCCCGATTGTTTTTTAAAACTAATAAATTTTCAATTTCAAGATGCCATATTGGGTAAAATACTGTTGCTGCACCGCCTCTAACACCTCCTTGTGAGCAAGATTTAACAGCACTTTGAAAATGTTTATAAAAAGGAATACATCCTGTATGAAATGCCTCTCCATTTCTAATTGAACTCCCTAAAGCTCTAATTTGACCAGCGTTAATTCCAATTCCTGCTCTTTGTGAAACATACTTGACAATGCAACTTGTTGTTGCATTAATAGAATTTAAATTATCTGCACATTCAATTAAAACACAAGAACTAAATTGACGAGTTGGCGTTCTTACACCTGACATTATTGGTGTAGGTAATGAAATTTTAAAAGTAGAAATAGCATTGTAAAAACGTTGAATATAATTCATTCGAATATTTTTAGGGTATTTAGAAAATAAACATGCAGATATTAAAATATATAAAAATTGTGCACTTTCATAAATTTTTCCAGTAATACGATTTTGTAATAAGTATTTTCCTTCTAATTGTTTTACAGCAGCGTAAGAGAAATTCATATCACGATGATGATCAACAAAAGAATTCATTATTTCATATTCTTTAAAAGAATAATCTCTTAATAAATTTTTATCGTATTTCCCTAAATTTACTAATTTTTTTACATGGTTGTATAGCATTGGTGGTTCAAATTGACCGTAAGCTTTTTTTCTAAGATGGAAAATGGCAAGTCTTGCAGCCATATATTGATAGTCAGGTGTTTCTTGAGATATTAAATCTGCTGCTGCTTTAATAATTGTTTCATGTATATTAACGGTCGTTATGTTGTCATAAAATTGGATGCGTGAGCATAACTCTACTTGAGAAACAGATATATCTTCTAACCCCTTAGCAGCCCAATTTAAAACTTTATGAATTTTATCTAAGTTTATTTTTTCTTTTTTTCCATTTCGTTTAGTCACAAATAGACTATTTTTCATATTTACTTAACCTGTTTTCACAAACACAATTTTATATAAAAATTTTTAAATTTTTAACATAAAATATCACTTTTTTATAATTTTTTTATTATCAATACATTATATTGCGCAATTTACTGTGTAGCTTATATAATTGGCTCTACAATTCTTTGTAAAGCAACAACTTTTTCATTTTTTGATGTTCTTATTAAAATTACACCTTGTGTATTTCTTTTTAACACTCCTATTTCAGAAACTCTAATTCTAACTAATGTTCCTGCGTTAGTAATCATCATAATTTGATCTTTTTCTACTACTTGTATAGCTCCAATAATTTTCCCTTTTTTTTTCGTTATTTTTATTGAAATAACACCTTGTGTTGCACGTGATTTAATTGGAAAATCAGAGATTTTTGTACGTTTTCCGTACCCATTATTAGTTGCTATTAAAATACTTTCTTTTTCGCTTGGTACAATTAATGAAACTACTTTATCGTTTTTTAAGATTTTTATTCCTCTTACCCCAGAAGCTGTTCTTCCCATCGTTCTTACACTGTTTTCTGAAAATTGAACCACCTTTCCATTTTGAGTAAATAACATAATATTATTATTTCCATTAGTCAGTGCAACTCCAATTAATTCATCATTAGATCTTAAATTAATAGCTATAATTCCAGTAGATCTAGGTTTTTGAAAATTTTTTAAAGAACTTTTTTTTACTACGCCTTGAGCTGTGGCCATAAAAATATTAAGGTTATCTTTATATTCGTGAAAAGGTAAAATAGCGGTAATTCTTTCTTTTCTAGTTAATGGTAATAAGTTCACTATAGGTCTACCTTTTGCATGTCTACTAGATTCTGGCAAATGATATACCTTCATCC
This portion of the Buchnera aphidicola (Aphis gossypii) genome encodes:
- the ispE gene encoding 4-(cytidine 5'-diphospho)-2-C-methyl-D-erythritol kinase, which translates into the protein MTYIWPSPAKINLFLYVTGMRSDGYHYIQSLFQFLNYGDTLKIIENNTGNIELFTEKKTILKKENTIIRAAKLLKSKALYYEKTNCHTLGAKIFLNKKIPMGSGLGGGSSNAATVLIVLNKLWKTKFTLAELAKFSIKIGSDVPAFIMGKTSVIEGIGEILHPIQRKEKWYLVVYPKIHILTKNIFSSSLIKSEAQKKSIKLLLQSPFSNDFENIVSNKFKKIKKLISILSLYAPARMTGTGSCVFAEFDDKISAQKTFSLLPQNVKGFIAKGMNTSSLHRVFYKRKTHVFN
- the prfA gene encoding peptide chain release factor 1; translation: MNLSIVNKLKSLKYRFQEIELLLTQKDIISDQNKLRTLSKEYLKLSEVVQYFIKWEKIEHDIKNVNSLFDDKEVHDAAKEEYYILKQQKKKIEKKIQILLLPKDPNDQHSCLIEIRAATGGDESSIFAGQLCRMYIRYAESYMWKTKIISSSENEKGGFKEIIVKITGKGASGQLKFESGGHRVQRVPETESQGRIHTSTCTVAVMPVLPKTKKEEIISSDLKIDTFRSSGAGGQHVNTTDSAIRITHLPTGHVVECQDERSQHKNKAKALSILSARLYAEKLEKSKRENSSTRRILLGSGSRSDRNRTYNFSQNRITDHRINLTIYKLDEVLEGKLDFLIKPITQEYQADMLSTLSKFKL
- the prmC gene encoding peptide chain release factor N(5)-glutamine methyltransferase, coding for MKIYQWLKQTIKIFSNFEYPRFEAEILLSHVLKRSRSWIIVFDQIELNKFNQKILKNFVDRRSKGEPMAYILGKKDFWSLSLKVSPDTLIPRPDTEILIEKVLSKIDSDQTHILDLGTGCGAIALALASVCSSFQIEAVDNSHKAIKIAKTNALELSLNNVVFFYSDWFSHIDKKFNIIVSNPPYISLKEMKIFKKNLAFEPVNALLSKNNGLKDIELIIKKSKNYLFCKGWLFIEHGWKQKLQVQYLFKKYNFFSIQSYKDYGGNDRVTIGQKK
- the sirB1 gene encoding invasion regulator SirB1 codes for the protein MKSFSKNNLSKLSLFDSIISASRFIREDFPIDSVVLDMCNKIKEAKFYISSEIEPNKKLKKLLNLFYKKWSFGGASGIYKISDVLWIDNVLKTKHGTAVSLGVLLLHIAKELQLPLNPVAFPTQLILRADWSDKKKWLINPFNGEILDQHTLEVWLKGNISPTAELYENDLYQAESITIFRKMLNTLKSALMEEKNMELALNVSNVLLQIDPNDPYEIRDRGLIYANLDCNHVALKDLLYFVENCPEDPISEIIKVQIHAIEQKKMILH
- the nadE gene encoding ammonia-dependent NAD(+) synthetase, translating into MTLQKKIIKLTNVKPNIIPKIEIENRIINLKKYLLQNIHLKSLIVAISGGQDSTLTGKLCQIAIEQLRKERKNKLYKFIALRLPYGTQKDEEDCKKVINFINPDQTFTINIKKAVLSSELSLNIAGIKISDYVKGNEKARERMKVQYSIAAMQNGIVVGTGNAAEIITGFFTKHGDHGVDVNLISQLNKKQVQLLLKELNCPKCLYLKTPTADLEDNNPQQPDEISLGVKYNTIDAYLEGKKINILEKNIIEKLYFNTQHKRTIFNIG
- a CDS encoding acetate kinase, with product MNNLIFVLNCGSSSIKFSILNPQTKKKYLSGLVECLFLEKTYIKWKYLGVKYKKYIGAYISHENALNFIFNQVLFKKQDIYNSIIGIGHRVVHGGNKINQSVLINDEIINCIKESAHFAPLHNPLNLIGIKIAIEKFPALSKKNVAVFDTSFYHKMPKTSFLYAIPYVFYKKYHIRRYGAHGISHDYVSHEASVMLNKNFTSLNIITCHLGNGCSVSAIRNGVCVDTSMGLTPLEGLVMGTRSGDIDPSIIFFMNQKIGISIEKINTILNKESGLLGLSEKSSDFRYLEKNYSTNELVKLSVDIFCHRLSKYIASYICLMDNCLDAVVFTGGIGENVSLIRQITVSKLHLMGLEIDIKKNFLIKNGKSGSITIKNSIPVLVIPTDEELLIAKKTMKIISSM